The DNA segment CTCATCGGAATTCCCAGCTGAGAAAGCTTGCCTCCTAAGCTGTGGAATATCCACTGGTAAGTTAATGGTTCACCCACGTCCAAATAAATCAATGTTCTCATCAATGACCCTTTACCAAGTAGCGTGGAGGTTCCgtttaaaatttatctatttttcagAAAAAAACTGGCCTGATTATGGAACAAGACAATGATACATAATGTGTCATATTTATCTTATCCTAAACTAtaagaattaatttttaattataaaagtagatgaaaattttaaaagaataattaatttatttttaatttaatatataaaaattaatttatttatttttaaatagagaaATAAAATTCCTTTGCTTTGGCCTGCTTCATGTTGTGCACTAGTCTGATGTTCATGTGGATGACAGGTATTGGAGCAGCATGGAAGGTGGCAGACATTGAAGAAGGCTCCACTGTCGCCATATTTGGCCTGGGTGCTGTTGGACTTGCGGTAATCCTTTTAATAatccatttttctttgatttatgTCAATGCATATCCTAAATCATTTGCAAATCCATTCATACATATCAGGTTGCAGAAGGGGCAAGGTTGCGTGGAGCTTCGAAGATCATAGGTGTAGATTTAAACCAGGAAAAGTTTGAGataggtaaataaaataattagtgTTATTTTTTACAggagtataatttttttatgcatattttagaaTGGCAAAGGATAGTATGAAATAAAAAGGTCACGTTAccctatattttttattaattatttaatgttattttaatatttcttttatttcattaacatgttattttgataattttttaaattaaattttaaatcttaaattttacatcttAAACTCTAAATCTTGAATACTGATTtctatatttcaaaattttgcctGAAATTCCAGAACCCGATTCTTGTATAGTAAACTTTAAActttatttatcttaattatGTTGATAAAGCATCAAAAAGTTTGTGCTCAAAGTAGAAATGCTTTTCTATGGTAGGGAAAAAGTTTGGAGTCAGTGATTTCATCAACCCCACAACATGTGGAGAGAAAAACGTCAGTGAGGTTGGTTGCAAAATCCGAAATTAtcgatttaatttaattgattcaaGTAATTTTCTCTAACAAATATAGgtttaattcatataaaaaaaaaccaCAAACAAGAATAATTAGGTGGGAATGATAAcatattcaaattcaaatgctGATTATTTCACATATACCAAACATATATTAAATTCAATGAAAAGAGAAACGTGAATGTTTAATTATATagttattaaattgtttaatttataatttacaggTGATTAAGGAAATAACAGATGGGGGAGTTGACTACAGCTTTGAGTGCATTGGATTGGCTTCACTAATGGAAGATGCTTTCAATAGTAGTAGAGTGGTAGGTATATGTGAATTGTGAAATGAAGCTCAAGCCAATGGCCTCTTTAACTTTTTCTTATTGGTTTAAATAAAAGCTAATTTAATTTGATGGTTGGTTTTTGGGGGAAATTTAACCAGAATTGGGGCAAGACAGTGATACTAGGAGTAGAGATGCATCGCACACCATTAGCTATCGACACTTATTTTCTTCTAAGAGGTAGAACTGTCACTGGGTGTTTTTTTGGAGGGCTTAAAGCCAAATCTGACATTCCCATCCTTGCTCAAAAATATCTACACAAGGTTTAATTTAATGCCCATCTTTGCCTTGTACTTTCTGGATGTAagtttataaataatttgataaattaaatgttttttatattatattattacatGCAGGAAATTAATCTGGATGGATTCATAACACACGAAGTGAATTTTCAAGATATCAACAATGCTTTTGATTTACTGCTTAAAGGAAAGAGTCTTCGTTGCATCATATGGatggattaattatttttttttaagttttcatcAATAAAAGAAATATTGATGTCAACAGCATAAGATGATGATGGATAAGCTCATTGTTGACATCACAAAGATCGaagttcaaattttgttattgtCATCTCTTCTCCAATTATATGTACTAAAAAAAAGAAATGTTGATCATCACCGTCTTTATTATAACAAGTTGAATTGCATGTATACAACAacaaaaatttgattaaaaaaaagtaaaatacatCTATGGTTACTATAAAATAGGGTttgttatattttagtccttctatttttttaaaaaactttaatcactctaattaaaataattatttaaactaatcaCTTGCgttaaaattatttgttattgCTGACGTGATACATTAACCCAATCGACATTTCGAAATTTTTTTGTTGACTTTTCCAAGCACCATTTCGTCCTTGAAGAAATCGCATCTTCTCTTCCGGATGTCCGTCACTTCATCCTGCATTGCCCTTGCTGCGTCGCtgctctctcaactctctttctcCTACCAGTCTCTTTCTTTTTATCCATTTACCGCTTCATCTATTTGCTATTTTCTCCCACCATTAAATCCCACATCAGCTTCCTTCAACAAAATGCCCCCATCTTCCCTATTAAACCCCTCATCTTCAATCTCCTCTACACCTACATGTTGGGGATTGACCCTTataaacaatgaaataaaaaaggtaaaagaacgaaaacaaatattttacatggaaaaccctcaaaaaagaaaaaatcgcAGGCAAAAGAGGCATCGACTCATCATTAATAGAGTAAACAGAACAAGAGtataatatggagaaaataagcCTAAATGTACTAAACGTACATTACGCAAAACCTTGAAAACAAACGCTAAATTGGGAATAAAATTCTCTCCATAGTTACCACCAAAACTCTATATGTGACTACATCTCGTCACCCTCAAAGAAAATCTCTAACTGATTGGTGTATCAAAACATGGGTACAATGGCccttttaaatagacttaaattaGAGTTccaatcatattaaaatatcctTGAAATAATCAAAGTTGGATTGGAAGAAGAAGGCCTGTTTGGAGTCTAAAATGCAACTGCATAACTTGGAGAAATCGTCATGACGCCTCATGCATGCTCATCACAACGTCGCCGCCACGTTCGTTTTGGGTTTCG comes from the Gossypium hirsutum isolate 1008001.06 chromosome A06, Gossypium_hirsutum_v2.1, whole genome shotgun sequence genome and includes:
- the LOC107962418 gene encoding alcohol dehydrogenase-like 1, whose protein sequence is MEKQNRSGTAGKAIRCKAAVCRNPGEPLVIEEIMVDPPKAWEIRIKILCTSLCHSDVTFWKISTGPFALFPRIFGHEAVGVVESVGEHVEEFQEGDMVVPVFHPNCRECRDCKSQKGNGCSIFGDKLVAEMPRDGTSRFKGMNGETLHHFLSVSSFSEYTVVDVVHVVKISSEFPAEKACLLSCGISTGIGAAWKVADIEEGSTVAIFGLGAVGLAVAEGARLRGASKIIGVDLNQEKFEIGKKFGVSDFINPTTCGEKNVSEVIKEITDGGVDYSFECIGLASLMEDAFNSSRVNWGKTVILGVEMHRTPLAIDTYFLLRGRTVTGCFFGGLKAKSDIPILAQKYLHKEINLDGFITHEVNFQDINNAFDLLLKGKSLRCIIWMD